Proteins encoded together in one Corynebacterium liangguodongii window:
- a CDS encoding enoyl-CoA hydratase/isomerase family protein codes for MVEATVIRNDQDGVATLTVNRPDKMNAANREVLAALNSHLDDIEDDESVDVIIITGAGEKAFVAGADINELAARQALDGLEAYMQRTYSRLAAFAKPTIAAINGYALGGGCELALACDIRVASDNAVFGLPETGLGIMPAAGGTQRLVTLAGRGLALDMIITGRRISAEEAKQAGLVTYLTDQETLIAQAEKVAERIRRKGPTAVNLARKVVAAGAKVDEETGLFIERLAQSVLYATAEKKEGTSAFLDKRHPDFGSVRGQH; via the coding sequence ATGGTAGAAGCGACTGTGATACGAAACGACCAGGACGGTGTGGCGACGCTTACGGTCAACCGCCCAGACAAGATGAACGCGGCGAACCGCGAGGTTTTGGCCGCGCTCAACTCGCACCTCGACGACATCGAGGATGATGAGAGCGTCGATGTCATTATTATTACCGGGGCAGGGGAGAAGGCTTTCGTCGCCGGTGCGGACATCAACGAACTTGCCGCCCGCCAGGCGCTCGACGGGCTCGAGGCCTACATGCAGCGCACCTACAGCAGGCTCGCCGCCTTTGCGAAGCCGACCATCGCCGCCATCAACGGCTACGCCCTCGGCGGCGGCTGCGAGCTCGCGCTCGCCTGCGATATCCGCGTCGCCTCCGACAACGCGGTCTTCGGCCTGCCGGAGACCGGCCTGGGCATCATGCCCGCCGCCGGCGGCACCCAGCGCCTTGTCACCTTGGCGGGGCGCGGGCTGGCGCTGGACATGATCATCACCGGCCGCCGCATCAGCGCCGAGGAGGCCAAGCAGGCCGGCCTGGTGACGTACCTGACGGATCAAGAAACCTTGATCGCGCAGGCCGAGAAGGTTGCGGAGCGTATCCGCCGCAAGGGGCCGACCGCGGTCAACCTCGCCCGCAAGGTCGTCGCCGCCGGCGCCAAGGTCGACGAGGAGACGGGGCTGTTTATTGAGCGCCTCGCCCAGTCCGTGCTCTACGCCACCGCGGAGAAGAAGGAGGGCACCAGCGCGTTTTTGGACAAGCGCCACCCCGACTTCGGCTCCGTGCGCGGCCAGCACTAG